The Scomber japonicus isolate fScoJap1 chromosome 8, fScoJap1.pri, whole genome shotgun sequence genome has a segment encoding these proteins:
- the lman2 gene encoding vesicular integral-membrane protein VIP36 translates to MRSFLDQMWSFRVCVRPALALLVLGCSGLVSCDITDGNTEHLKREHSLMKPYQGVGSSPSSQWDFWGSTLVTSSYVRLTPDERSKQGSIWNTVPCYLKDWEMHVQFKIHGSGKKNLHGDGIAIWYTKDRLHPGPVFGNQDQFLGLAMFLDTFRNDLHGMDRSFPYISAMVNNGSVSYDHGKDGRSSELGGCSAEIRNREHDTYLAIRYSKGRLTVMVDVDDKNEWKECIDIGGVRLPTGYFFGASAATGDLSDNHDIISMKLYQLMVEHTPEEENLDWTKIEPSVSLLKSPKDNIDDPTGNFRGTPLTGWKVFLLLLCALLGIVVCAVVGAVVFQKRQERNKRFY, encoded by the exons ATGAGAAGCTTTTTGGATCAAATGTGGAGCTTCAGGGTGTGTGTGAGGCCCGCGTTGGCGCTTCTGGTGCTGGGATGCTCGGGTCTGGTGAGCTGCGATATCACGGACGGAAACACGGAGCATTTGAAGAGGGAGCACTCCTTAATGAAACCGTATCAAG gtGTGGGCAGCAGCCCGTCTAGTCAGTGGGACTTCTGGGGAAGCACTTTAGTGACGAGCTCGTACGTCCGACTCACTCCAGATGAGAGAAGCAAGCAGGGATCTATCTGGAACACTGTG ccTTGTTACCTGAAGGACTGGGAGATGCACGTGCAGTTCAAAATTCACGGGTCGGGAAAGAAGAATCTCCACGGCGACGGCATCGCCATCTGGTACACAAAGGACAGACTGCATCCAG GCCCTGTGTTTGGAAACCAAGATCAGTTTCTTGGCCTGGCTATGTTTTTGGATACCTTCCGCAATGACCTCCATGGGATGGAT CGTTCTTTCCCGTACATCTCGGCCATGGTGAACAACGGCTCGGTGAGTTACGATCACGGCAAAGACGGCCGATCGTCGGAGCTGGGAGGCTGCTCGGCCGAGATCAGGAACAGAGAGCACGACACGTACCTCGCCATCCGCTACTCCAAAGGAAGACTCACT GTGATGGTTGACGTGGACGACAAGAACGAGTGGAAGGAGTGCATCGATATCGGAGGCGTTCGTCTTCCTACTGGATATTTCTTCGGTGCCTCAGCAGCTACGGGAGATCTGTCCG ATAACCACGACATCATCTCCATGAAGCTCTACCAGCTGATGGTGGAACACACACCCGAGGAAGAGAACCTGGACTGGACCAAGATCGAGCCCAGCGTCAGTCTCCTCAAGTCTCCAAAAG acAACATCGACGATCCGACCGGTAACTTCCGCGGAACGCCTCTCACCGGCTGGAAGGTCTTCCTGCTCCTGCTGTGTGCTCTGCTGGGAATCGTGGTGTGCGCTGTGGTGGGAGCCGTAGTTTTCCagaagagacaggagaggaacAAGAGATTTTActga